A region from the Desulfitobacterium dehalogenans ATCC 51507 genome encodes:
- a CDS encoding murein hydrolase activator EnvC family protein gives MTKKRGAIAFLLTTVLLAGSVIPLQAGELEDAIKEQRELQKKGEQARSQLNNLTHTADKLQNQIKSLATQITVATNSLNEKQVAYNQAVEAVNQSEQELKKREEELANRQEVLRKRVKEIYQVGQVSYLEILFEAEDLSDFITRVEYFNRLIDNDQKILTDIGLEKARIEEETKVLQAHRDEAAKLKAEAEKAKAELDAKKKEHQVALDTNKKAQSDIFEQIEQMEADSNAIAEKIRKLTANSGVVHGTISTYPLPGCYEISDAYGWRIHPITKKKSLHTGTDLPAPTGTKVLAAGNGEVIMADWYGAYGNAVIVDHGGGYTTLYGHNSKLAVKVGDMVKAGDVVAYAGSTGWSTGPHLHFEVRIKGESTDPMQFFR, from the coding sequence ATGACCAAGAAAAGAGGAGCAATAGCCTTTTTACTTACAACAGTATTGCTTGCAGGTTCCGTCATTCCACTTCAAGCCGGGGAATTAGAGGACGCCATAAAAGAACAAAGGGAGCTGCAGAAGAAGGGAGAACAGGCCCGCAGCCAGCTGAACAATCTTACCCATACTGCCGATAAACTTCAAAATCAGATTAAGAGTTTAGCAACTCAGATTACCGTAGCGACGAATAGCTTGAATGAAAAACAGGTTGCTTATAACCAGGCTGTGGAGGCAGTGAACCAATCCGAGCAGGAGTTAAAGAAGCGAGAGGAAGAACTGGCCAATCGCCAAGAGGTGCTGCGGAAACGGGTCAAAGAAATCTATCAGGTAGGTCAAGTCAGCTATCTGGAAATTCTTTTTGAAGCAGAGGACCTCAGTGATTTTATCACCCGGGTGGAGTATTTTAACCGTTTGATTGACAATGACCAGAAGATTCTAACCGATATTGGCTTGGAAAAGGCAAGAATCGAAGAAGAGACGAAAGTATTGCAAGCCCACCGGGATGAAGCCGCCAAGCTTAAGGCTGAAGCAGAGAAAGCCAAAGCAGAACTGGATGCCAAGAAGAAGGAGCACCAAGTAGCCCTGGATACCAATAAAAAGGCTCAAAGTGATATTTTTGAACAAATCGAGCAAATGGAAGCGGACTCTAACGCAATTGCCGAAAAGATCCGCAAATTAACGGCCAATTCCGGTGTGGTTCATGGAACCATCAGCACCTATCCCTTACCCGGATGCTATGAAATCAGCGACGCCTATGGCTGGCGGATTCACCCTATAACGAAAAAGAAGAGCCTGCATACTGGGACGGACCTCCCCGCGCCCACGGGGACGAAAGTCTTGGCAGCAGGGAATGGGGAAGTCATTATGGCCGATTGGTATGGAGCCTACGGAAATGCTGTTATCGTCGATCATGGAGGGGGATACACCACTCTTTACGGCCACAATTCCAAGCTGGCCGTTAAAGTAGGAGATATGGTGAAGGCCGGCGATGTGGTGGCGTATGCTGGCTCAACAGGCTGGAGCACGGGGCCTCATCTTCACTTTGAAGTGCGTATAAAAGGGGAATCTACGGATCCTATGCAATTTTTTCGCTAA
- the ftsX gene encoding permease-like cell division protein FtsX, whose translation MAFNSLEYIFREVTHSIRRNLWLSIASVLTVMISMVILGASVFFLLNASNLASDFESELQIAVFAQDDLNSQEVGALGEKLKGLAGVDTIEFVPKEQALKNFSGSMSSTTIVSDLGGTNPFPDKYTVHVVDPQQVESVADRITKLTGVDNVVYGKNLVEPLLKFTKWLRWAGTTVVGLFAIASLILISLNIKMNVFSRRKEIEIMKLVGASNAFIRWPFILEGMFLGLAGGLLAILLVGFGYDWLAKYIQTTLAFMPVVNEAGLIGKVLGSIVLLSMGIGAAGSVISLRRFLKV comes from the coding sequence ATGGCGTTTAATTCTCTCGAGTACATATTTCGCGAAGTAACTCACTCTATTCGCAGAAATTTATGGTTAAGTATTGCTTCAGTGCTGACGGTGATGATCTCTATGGTCATTTTAGGAGCATCGGTGTTCTTCTTGCTCAATGCCTCGAATCTGGCTTCGGATTTTGAATCCGAACTGCAGATTGCCGTGTTTGCTCAGGATGATTTGAATTCTCAAGAGGTCGGGGCTTTGGGTGAGAAGCTCAAAGGCTTGGCGGGGGTGGACACTATTGAGTTTGTTCCGAAAGAGCAGGCTTTGAAGAATTTTTCCGGTTCGATGAGTTCCACGACCATTGTCTCGGATTTAGGGGGCACGAACCCTTTCCCGGATAAATATACCGTCCATGTAGTGGACCCGCAGCAAGTTGAAAGTGTGGCCGACCGGATTACTAAGCTGACCGGTGTGGATAATGTAGTCTATGGGAAAAACCTGGTAGAGCCCTTGCTGAAGTTTACCAAGTGGCTCCGCTGGGCGGGAACAACGGTGGTAGGGCTGTTTGCCATCGCCTCCCTGATTTTGATCTCTTTAAACATTAAGATGAATGTTTTTTCCCGTCGTAAGGAAATTGAGATTATGAAGCTGGTCGGGGCGAGCAATGCCTTTATTCGCTGGCCCTTTATCTTGGAGGGGATGTTTTTAGGATTGGCAGGGGGTTTGTTGGCTATCCTGCTGGTGGGGTTCGGCTATGATTGGCTGGCTAAGTACATACAAACCACGTTGGCCTTTATGCCCGTGGTTAACGAAGCAGGGCTCATCGGAAAGGTACTGGGTTCCATCGTCCTTTTAAGTATGGGAATAGGTGCGGCAGGAAGCGTGATTTCCTTAAGACGTTTCCTGAAGGTTTAA